One genomic segment of Bradyrhizobium prioriisuperbiae includes these proteins:
- a CDS encoding invasion associated locus B family protein gives MVSASATGGDNLLHHQVRQDNYPSWECFPLILGSETGEASGVSEISQDVARPNFAVLEMERQNTPKADPIQGIGFRNLSDAAGANSVRRYFGVVVALFLVADICAVKAARTPDLSNESEIAAGAVSAPPSYGVTPVGRPQNIESNGPAQVQGRTPVSEGVVPAAQLPNGASSIIETYGDWIVRCVLDNGVKLCTLSQTQNAKETGQRIFAIELLPRNGKTEGNILMPFGLELNAGATLKLDGKDLEQERFSTCAPQGCLLPVSFPPVVTDAMSRAKTLTVAAQNVNGGQAVIFNASLNGFAAALDRTVQLGS, from the coding sequence GTGGTCAGCGCGAGCGCCACCGGCGGCGATAATCTCTTGCATCATCAGGTTCGGCAGGATAACTATCCATCGTGGGAATGTTTCCCACTCATATTGGGCAGTGAAACTGGCGAGGCAAGTGGGGTGTCTGAGATATCGCAGGACGTAGCCAGGCCAAATTTCGCCGTGCTGGAAATGGAGCGACAAAACACGCCGAAAGCTGACCCGATCCAAGGCATTGGATTTCGCAATTTATCTGACGCGGCTGGAGCGAACTCAGTACGGCGTTATTTCGGCGTCGTTGTCGCTCTCTTCCTCGTTGCTGATATCTGTGCAGTGAAAGCCGCTCGAACCCCGGACCTCTCCAATGAGTCGGAAATCGCGGCAGGTGCGGTTTCCGCTCCGCCGTCGTACGGCGTGACGCCCGTCGGACGCCCTCAAAACATCGAGTCAAACGGTCCGGCGCAAGTGCAGGGCCGGACGCCGGTCTCGGAAGGTGTGGTGCCGGCCGCACAGCTTCCCAATGGGGCTTCCTCGATCATCGAGACTTACGGTGATTGGATTGTCAGATGCGTGCTCGACAACGGTGTGAAGCTCTGCACCCTCAGTCAGACGCAAAACGCCAAGGAAACCGGCCAACGTATCTTCGCCATCGAACTCCTTCCCAGGAATGGAAAGACCGAAGGCAACATTCTGATGCCATTTGGGCTCGAGCTGAACGCCGGTGCCACCCTCAAGCTCGATGGCAAGGATTTGGAGCAGGAGCGTTTTTCCACGTGCGCGCCGCAAGGCTGCTTGCTGCCGGTGTCCTTTCCCCCGGTCGTTACCGACGCCATGAGCAGGGCCAAGACGCTGACCGTCGCCGCGCAGAACGTCAATGGTGGTCAAGCCGTCATCTTCAATGCCTCCCTCAACGGTTTTGCCGCGGCCCTCGATCGGACCGTTCAACTCGGAAGCTGA
- a CDS encoding NIPSNAP family protein — protein MTITVFIRYRIDPFKRAAFEAYARRWLQIIPACGGDLIGYWMPHEGTNNIAYGLISFDSLASYEAYRARLRADPEGQANFNAAEQERLILGEERSFLRQVEPALRDSAD, from the coding sequence ATGACCATCACCGTGTTCATCCGCTACCGCATCGATCCGTTCAAGCGGGCGGCGTTCGAAGCCTATGCACGCCGCTGGCTTCAGATCATTCCGGCCTGCGGCGGCGATCTGATCGGCTACTGGATGCCGCACGAAGGCACCAACAATATCGCCTATGGGCTGATCTCGTTCGACTCGCTCGCGAGCTATGAGGCCTATCGCGCGCGGCTGCGCGCGGATCCCGAGGGGCAGGCGAACTTCAACGCCGCCGAGCAGGAGCGCCTGATCCTCGGTGAGGAGCGCTCGTTCCTGCGGCAGGTCGAGCCGGCACTCCGCGACAGCGCCGATTGA
- the argC gene encoding N-acetyl-gamma-glutamyl-phosphate reductase, whose protein sequence is MVAKIFIDGEAGTTGLQIRERLAGRRDIELLTISPDKRKDTDERKRLLNAADVAILCLPDEAAKESVRLIENDTTRVIDASTAYRVAEGWTYGFAEMDKSQSHAIATAKRVANPGCWPQGAIATLRPLVEGGLIPADFPVTVHGISGYSGGGRTMIEDYESKGEDANEYLPYGLTLKHKHLPELQAYAKLGRAPLFTPAVGNFAQGMIVSVPLQLGHLARVPTSAQLHAAIADHHVAIADSFVEVAPLGDPAPINPEAYNNTNRMRLHVYANDQTAQAVLIAAYDNLGKGASGAAVQNLNLMLGVAADTSLAA, encoded by the coding sequence ATGGTCGCAAAGATCTTCATCGATGGCGAAGCCGGCACCACCGGGCTGCAGATCCGCGAGCGGCTGGCCGGCCGGCGCGATATCGAGCTGCTCACCATCTCGCCCGACAAGCGCAAGGACACCGATGAGCGCAAGCGCCTGCTCAATGCGGCTGATGTCGCCATTCTCTGCCTGCCGGATGAGGCGGCGAAGGAGAGTGTGCGCCTGATCGAGAACGACACCACGCGGGTGATCGACGCCTCGACCGCCTATCGTGTTGCCGAGGGCTGGACCTACGGTTTTGCCGAGATGGACAAGTCGCAGTCGCACGCCATCGCCACCGCCAAGCGCGTCGCCAATCCCGGCTGCTGGCCGCAGGGCGCCATCGCCACGCTGCGGCCGCTGGTCGAAGGCGGGCTGATCCCGGCGGATTTTCCGGTCACCGTGCACGGCATCTCCGGTTATTCCGGCGGCGGTCGCACCATGATCGAGGACTACGAAAGCAAGGGCGAGGATGCCAACGAGTATCTGCCCTATGGCCTGACGCTGAAGCACAAGCACCTGCCCGAGTTGCAGGCCTATGCGAAGCTCGGCCGCGCGCCGCTGTTCACGCCTGCGGTCGGCAATTTCGCCCAGGGCATGATCGTCAGCGTGCCGCTGCAACTGGGGCATCTCGCCCGCGTGCCGACCAGCGCGCAGTTGCATGCCGCCATCGCCGATCATCACGTTGCCATCGCCGACAGTTTTGTCGAGGTCGCGCCGCTCGGCGATCCCGCTCCGATCAATCCCGAGGCGTACAACAACACCAACCGCATGCGCCTGCATGTCTACGCCAACGACCAGACGGCCCAGGCCGTGCTGATCGCGGCCTACGACAATCTCGGCAAGGGCGCCTCGGGGGCGGCGGTGCAGAACCTCAATTTGATGCTGGGCGTGGCTGCGGATACGTCGCTCGCGGCGTGA
- a CDS encoding DUF2865 domain-containing protein — protein MSGFGRRMALIGAVAMVLAGIAFDSASAGFFDFLFNGGDNRRAPQSNTFDPFGLNTPPPAAPAPRADAGRGGSSGYCVRSCDGRYFPVQGRGGSTPAQMCQAFCPASPTKVFFGSNIDGAVAANGERYADSDNAFAYRKALKADCTCNGRDPTGLAPVDVSLDTTLKAGDVVATSDGLFAYSGIRLGINQAPEFTPVADYPGLTANVRAKLGEMKVAPVSADVIDPTAAPDTAPAAPAPTNVVPKTPASKQKRADID, from the coding sequence ATGTCAGGGTTTGGGCGCCGGATGGCGCTGATCGGTGCGGTGGCGATGGTTCTCGCCGGCATCGCGTTCGATTCCGCATCGGCCGGATTTTTCGATTTCCTGTTCAATGGCGGCGACAACCGTCGCGCGCCGCAGTCCAACACCTTCGATCCGTTCGGCCTCAACACCCCGCCGCCGGCTGCACCCGCGCCACGCGCCGATGCCGGTCGCGGCGGCAGCAGCGGCTACTGCGTGCGCAGCTGCGACGGGCGTTATTTCCCGGTGCAGGGGCGCGGCGGCTCGACGCCGGCACAGATGTGCCAGGCGTTCTGTCCCGCGAGCCCAACCAAAGTGTTCTTCGGCAGCAACATCGACGGCGCGGTGGCCGCCAATGGCGAGCGTTATGCCGACAGCGACAATGCGTTCGCCTATCGCAAGGCGCTGAAGGCCGACTGCACCTGCAACGGCCGCGACCCGACCGGGCTCGCACCGGTCGATGTGTCACTGGATACGACCTTGAAGGCCGGTGACGTGGTCGCGACCTCCGATGGCCTGTTCGCCTATTCCGGCATCCGGCTCGGCATCAACCAGGCGCCGGAGTTCACGCCGGTCGCCGACTATCCGGGATTGACCGCGAACGTCCGCGCCAAGCTCGGCGAAATGAAGGTCGCGCCGGTGAGTGCCGACGTGATCGACCCGACCGCGGCGCCGGACACCGCACCCGCAGCGCCGGCCCCGACCAATGTCGTGCCGAAGACGCCGGCGTCGAAACAGAAGCGCGCGGATATCGATTGA
- a CDS encoding chromate transporter — protein MTAALVSLAIIFAQLSLLAFGGGNTILPEMQRQVVDVHHWMSARDFSAMFALAQAAPGPNMMVVTLVGWHVAGWPGVLVTSLAKFGPSSILTGIVMQVWERFKDHPWRRIVQAGLVPMTVGLVAASALLIAEASDHEWILVAITAAGALVTLTTRIHPLWVLAGGALIGLSGIGLS, from the coding sequence ATGACCGCGGCTCTTGTCTCGCTGGCCATCATCTTCGCGCAGCTGTCGCTGCTCGCGTTCGGCGGCGGCAACACCATCCTGCCGGAAATGCAGCGCCAGGTGGTGGACGTGCATCACTGGATGTCGGCCCGTGACTTCTCCGCGATGTTCGCGCTGGCCCAGGCCGCGCCCGGCCCCAACATGATGGTGGTGACGCTGGTGGGCTGGCATGTGGCGGGATGGCCCGGCGTGCTGGTGACATCGCTGGCGAAGTTCGGCCCGAGTTCCATCCTCACCGGAATCGTGATGCAGGTGTGGGAACGCTTCAAGGATCATCCCTGGCGCCGGATCGTGCAGGCGGGCCTGGTGCCGATGACGGTGGGCCTGGTGGCCGCCAGCGCCCTGCTGATCGCGGAAGCCTCCGACCATGAATGGATCCTGGTCGCGATCACCGCCGCCGGCGCGCTGGTCACGCTCACCACCCGCATCCATCCGCTGTGGGTGCTGGCGGGCGGCGCCCTGATCGGATTGAGCGGAATCGGGCTTTCCTGA
- a CDS encoding ArsB/NhaD family transporter, with protein sequence MTHAASQIYFGLNPMWVSTCILLITYALIMTEKVNRAIVALLGAGLMVIVGVFDQNEALKGVDWNTLGLLTGMMILVSISRRSGMFQYVAVRAAQLARAHPAGILLLLQITTAVLSALLDNVTTVLLVVPVTLAIARQLDVPPYPFLFAEIFASNIGGTATLIGDPPNILIGSQAGLAFNDFVVHLAPVILVVMAVQTLIIHLLWGRRMHAAPEAEARVMAMTANDSIEDWRLLKQALVVLTVVMLGFVFARQLHLEPATIAMLGAAVLMLLDNWTHHSEKAAQNIHQTFSDVEWITIFFFIGLFIVVHGVEVGGLLTLFATKLVAATGGQMSTAGYAILWASAVLSALVDNIPFVATMIPLIKTMAPAFGGADQIQPLWWCLSLGACLGGNGTLIGASANLTVAGLGDRNGVPFRFLTYTLYAFPMMLLSVAISHVYLWWRYF encoded by the coding sequence ATGACTCACGCCGCATCACAGATCTATTTCGGACTCAATCCGATGTGGGTCTCGACCTGCATCCTGCTGATCACCTACGCGCTGATCATGACCGAAAAGGTCAATCGCGCGATCGTGGCGCTGCTCGGCGCCGGCCTGATGGTGATTGTCGGCGTGTTCGACCAGAACGAAGCCTTGAAGGGCGTCGACTGGAATACACTCGGCCTGCTCACGGGCATGATGATCCTGGTCTCGATCTCGCGCCGGTCCGGCATGTTCCAGTATGTCGCGGTCAGGGCGGCCCAGCTGGCCCGGGCCCATCCCGCCGGCATCCTGCTGCTGCTGCAGATCACCACCGCGGTGCTGTCGGCGCTGCTCGACAACGTCACCACCGTGCTGCTGGTGGTGCCGGTGACGCTTGCGATCGCGCGGCAGCTCGACGTGCCGCCCTACCCGTTCCTGTTCGCGGAAATCTTCGCCTCCAACATCGGCGGCACGGCGACGCTGATCGGCGATCCGCCGAACATCCTGATCGGCTCGCAGGCCGGCCTCGCCTTCAACGACTTCGTCGTCCATCTGGCCCCCGTCATCCTCGTGGTGATGGCGGTGCAAACCCTGATCATCCACCTGCTGTGGGGCCGGCGCATGCATGCCGCGCCCGAGGCCGAAGCCCGCGTGATGGCCATGACGGCCAACGACAGCATCGAGGACTGGCGGCTGCTCAAGCAGGCGTTGGTCGTACTGACCGTCGTCATGCTGGGCTTCGTGTTCGCCCGCCAATTGCACCTCGAGCCCGCGACCATCGCCATGCTCGGCGCCGCGGTGCTGATGCTGCTCGACAACTGGACGCACCACTCGGAGAAGGCGGCGCAGAATATCCACCAGACCTTCAGCGATGTGGAATGGATCACGATCTTCTTTTTCATCGGCTTGTTCATCGTGGTGCATGGCGTCGAGGTTGGTGGCCTGCTGACGCTGTTCGCCACCAAGCTGGTGGCGGCGACCGGCGGGCAGATGTCGACTGCGGGCTATGCCATCCTGTGGGCGTCCGCGGTGCTGTCGGCGCTGGTCGACAACATCCCGTTCGTCGCCACCATGATCCCGCTGATCAAGACCATGGCGCCGGCCTTCGGCGGCGCGGATCAGATCCAGCCGCTGTGGTGGTGCCTGTCGCTCGGCGCCTGCCTCGGCGGCAACGGCACGCTGATCGGCGCATCGGCCAATCTCACCGTCGCCGGCCTTGGTGATCGCAACGGCGTGCCGTTCAGGTTCCTGACCTACACTTTGTATGCGTTCCCGATGATGCTGCTGTCGGTCGCGATCAGCCACGTTTATCTCTGGTGGCGTTACTTCTGA
- a CDS encoding tetratricopeptide repeat protein — translation MSDAGNRALREAITHFESGRTAEAGALCGSFLLANPDHVQALHLAAVIAFVTDRAAEGAVLLNRVFNLDPDNAQAFATLGDALAVKGEREGAAVAFQRSVTLRPDDAGLWVKLGVSLSDLARFDEAEVAYRRAIALAPDLLRAYFNLAIALAGQDRRDEAAGVYRDIVARDPSARDALLNLGNVLMDLGELDDAIDAYRRTVELQPAFAAGHRNLALALCRASRPDEALAAGLRAVSLQPAEVDGHVVLGQVLLALDRIDDAVAAYRHALTLRPQDPDLHCKLGAAFYHKDELVEAVELYRRATALAPDHVEALKLTGLVLHELGQLDEALRTYRRICALQPDDPVILNNLGACLNQFNQFEDAITACQLAIALDPNYAPAHTNLGIALEARNDFEAVAAAHRRAIAADPAYSKGYANLAVALRNLGRIDDALAAARRSVELSPDDPLTHYNYAHFLLMTGDLPGGFQEYEWRSRSKALSDGDATFEQPQWQGEALAGRTLLLHAEYGLGDALQFVRYVPAVAAMGGSVVLQVQPAIASLLRNALSIAVVARGEPLPPFDLHLPLMSLPRVLGTTLDTIPANVPYLHPDPARLLVWQRAIGAAPLNVGVVWAGNPRHKGDRQRSLSAQEVLPRLMLPGVRLHSLQKEPRPADGPVLARFGSAITDLASALGDFSDTAAVIGALDLVITVDTSVAHLAGALGRPVWVMLPYALDWRWLCDREDSPWYPTMRLFRQARPHAWDTVLDRLPAELARVVGGERQRLWPPAVER, via the coding sequence ATGAGCGATGCCGGCAATCGGGCTTTGAGAGAAGCCATCACGCATTTCGAGTCGGGCCGGACGGCCGAGGCCGGCGCGTTGTGCGGCAGCTTCCTGCTAGCGAATCCCGATCATGTGCAGGCCCTGCATCTTGCCGCTGTCATCGCCTTTGTCACGGACCGGGCGGCGGAGGGCGCCGTCCTGCTGAACCGGGTGTTCAATCTCGATCCTGACAATGCGCAGGCCTTTGCGACGCTGGGCGATGCGCTCGCGGTGAAGGGGGAGCGCGAGGGCGCGGCAGTGGCCTTCCAGCGCAGCGTGACGCTGCGTCCGGACGACGCCGGCCTTTGGGTCAAGCTCGGCGTGTCGCTGAGCGATCTCGCGCGGTTCGATGAAGCCGAGGTGGCCTATCGTCGGGCCATCGCGCTCGCCCCCGATCTGCTTCGGGCGTATTTCAATCTGGCGATCGCCCTGGCCGGGCAGGACCGGCGCGACGAGGCGGCTGGCGTCTATCGCGATATCGTGGCGCGTGATCCGTCCGCCCGCGACGCCCTGCTCAATCTGGGCAATGTCCTGATGGACCTGGGCGAGCTCGATGACGCGATCGATGCCTACCGGCGCACCGTGGAGCTGCAACCGGCGTTCGCGGCCGGTCATCGCAATCTCGCGCTGGCGCTCTGCCGGGCCAGCCGGCCAGACGAGGCGCTGGCGGCGGGCTTGCGGGCGGTCTCGCTGCAGCCGGCCGAGGTCGACGGCCATGTCGTTCTGGGCCAGGTGCTGCTCGCCCTCGACCGGATCGACGATGCCGTCGCGGCCTATCGGCATGCCCTCACGCTGCGCCCGCAGGATCCCGATCTCCACTGCAAGCTGGGAGCGGCATTTTATCACAAGGACGAGCTCGTGGAGGCCGTCGAACTCTACCGCCGCGCGACGGCGCTGGCGCCGGATCATGTCGAGGCGCTCAAGCTCACGGGCCTGGTCCTGCATGAGCTGGGACAGCTCGATGAGGCGCTGCGAACGTATCGGCGGATCTGCGCGCTGCAGCCGGACGATCCGGTGATCCTCAACAATCTCGGTGCCTGCCTGAATCAATTCAACCAGTTCGAGGACGCGATCACGGCCTGCCAGCTCGCCATTGCGCTCGATCCGAATTACGCGCCCGCGCACACCAATCTCGGCATCGCCCTGGAAGCCCGGAATGATTTCGAGGCGGTTGCTGCCGCCCATCGCCGCGCCATCGCCGCCGATCCCGCTTATTCCAAGGGCTATGCCAACCTCGCGGTCGCCCTGCGCAATCTTGGCCGGATCGATGACGCGCTGGCGGCGGCGCGTCGCTCCGTCGAGCTCAGTCCGGACGATCCGCTCACCCACTACAACTATGCGCATTTCCTGCTAATGACCGGCGATCTGCCCGGTGGGTTCCAGGAGTACGAGTGGCGCAGCCGGTCCAAGGCCCTGTCCGACGGCGACGCCACGTTCGAGCAGCCGCAGTGGCAGGGTGAGGCCCTGGCCGGCCGCACGTTGCTGCTGCACGCCGAATACGGACTTGGCGACGCCCTGCAGTTTGTGCGCTATGTCCCGGCTGTTGCCGCGATGGGCGGTTCGGTCGTGCTGCAGGTCCAGCCCGCGATCGCCTCCCTGTTGCGCAACGCGTTGAGCATTGCGGTGGTGGCCCGCGGCGAACCGTTGCCGCCGTTCGATCTGCACTTGCCGTTGATGAGCCTGCCGCGCGTGCTCGGCACCACGCTGGACACCATTCCAGCGAATGTTCCCTATCTCCATCCCGATCCGGCCAGGCTCCTGGTCTGGCAGCGGGCCATCGGCGCGGCGCCCCTGAACGTCGGGGTGGTGTGGGCGGGCAATCCCAGGCACAAGGGAGATCGGCAGCGCTCGCTGTCGGCGCAGGAGGTGCTGCCGCGACTCATGCTCCCCGGCGTGCGGCTCCACAGCCTGCAGAAGGAGCCGCGCCCGGCGGATGGTCCGGTGCTGGCGCGGTTTGGGAGCGCCATCACCGATCTTGCGTCTGCGCTCGGTGATTTTTCCGACACGGCTGCAGTGATCGGTGCGCTCGATCTGGTGATCACGGTGGATACGTCGGTCGCCCATCTTGCCGGCGCGCTCGGCCGTCCGGTCTGGGTGATGCTGCCGTATGCGTTGGACTGGCGCTGGCTGTGCGATCGGGAGGATAGCCCGTGGTACCCGACCATGCGGCTGTTCCGTCAGGCCAGGCCCCATGCATGGGACACCGTTCTCGACCGGCTGCCCGCCGAACTCGCGCGCGTTGTCGGCGGTGAACGTCAGCGGTTGTGGCCGCCCGCGGTGGAACGCTGA
- a CDS encoding chromate transporter — MDATTTTPVTATAEPPTVGALFTGFLGLGLMGFGGVLPMARRMIVEDRRWLTGAEFTELLGLCQFLPGGNIINLSVAIGLRFRGLAGALAALVGLIAAPTMIVIMLGMVYDRFQNDPRLQHLFAGLAAAAAGLLVATAIKIALPIRKRPVAIVMATLCFIAVAVFRLPLLPTMVTLAVLSIFATWRLET, encoded by the coding sequence ATGGACGCAACCACCACCACCCCCGTCACCGCGACAGCGGAGCCGCCGACAGTCGGCGCGCTGTTCACGGGCTTCCTAGGCCTCGGCCTGATGGGCTTCGGCGGCGTGCTGCCGATGGCGCGGCGCATGATCGTGGAGGACAGGCGCTGGCTGACCGGCGCCGAGTTCACCGAGCTGCTTGGTCTCTGCCAGTTTCTCCCCGGCGGCAATATCATCAATCTCTCGGTGGCAATCGGGCTGCGCTTCCGTGGCCTCGCCGGCGCACTCGCAGCGCTGGTGGGATTGATCGCGGCGCCGACGATGATCGTGATCATGCTCGGCATGGTCTATGACCGTTTCCAGAACGATCCGCGCCTCCAGCATCTGTTCGCCGGCCTCGCGGCCGCCGCCGCCGGGCTGCTGGTTGCGACGGCGATCAAGATCGCGCTGCCGATCCGCAAGCGCCCCGTCGCCATCGTGATGGCGACGCTGTGCTTCATCGCCGTTGCCGTATTCCGCCTGCCGCTGCTGCCGACCATGGTGACGCTCGCGGTGCTGAGCATCTTCGCCACCTGGAGGCTGGAAACATGA
- the pyrE gene encoding orotate phosphoribosyltransferase produces the protein MSKSAARARLADIIAKRSFGRGEITLASGRKSDFYFNLKPTMLDPEGASLLAELTFEALKDDELDYVGGLEMGAVPLAGAIAQLSWMRGHPIAAFFVRKKPKEHGAKLGVEGLAKGESLEGKRVVIVEDVTTTGGSAIKAAEAVRDAGGIIALVITMVDREEGATDTFRDAGIPFRSLYKASEFLKG, from the coding sequence GTGTCCAAGTCCGCCGCCCGCGCTCGCCTCGCCGACATCATCGCCAAACGCTCGTTCGGGCGCGGCGAGATCACCCTGGCTTCCGGCCGCAAGAGCGACTTCTACTTCAACCTGAAGCCGACGATGCTCGATCCCGAGGGCGCGTCGCTGCTGGCGGAACTGACCTTCGAAGCGCTCAAGGACGACGAGCTGGACTATGTCGGCGGCCTGGAAATGGGCGCGGTGCCGCTGGCCGGCGCCATCGCCCAGCTCTCCTGGATGCGCGGACATCCGATCGCCGCCTTCTTCGTGCGCAAGAAGCCGAAGGAACACGGCGCCAAGCTCGGCGTCGAGGGGCTGGCCAAGGGCGAGAGCCTGGAAGGCAAGCGGGTGGTGATCGTGGAAGACGTCACCACCACCGGCGGTTCCGCCATCAAGGCGGCGGAGGCCGTGCGCGATGCCGGCGGCATCATTGCCCTGGTGATCACCATGGTCGACCGCGAAGAAGGCGCCACCGACACCTTCCGGGACGCCGGCATTCCCTTCCGTTCGCTCTACAAGGCCAGCGAGTTCCTCAAGGGTTGA
- a CDS encoding LysE family translocator, whose protein sequence is MPTPTALLTFSLVALAMVLTPGPNMIYLLSRSITQGPMAGLVSLGGVTLGFVVYMLSAAFGITAFMMAVPYAYDALRLAGAAYLLYLAWQALKPNGRSPLQVTKLNIDSPRKLFSMGFLTSLLNPKIAMLYLALLPQFIEPAHGSVLIQSIMFGLIQITVSVSVNAMIALAAGSIALFFGSRPTWLKLQRWVMGTVLAALAVRMAFEARRA, encoded by the coding sequence ATGCCCACCCCTACCGCCCTTCTGACATTCTCGCTGGTTGCGCTGGCCATGGTGCTGACGCCGGGCCCGAACATGATCTACCTGCTGTCGCGCTCCATCACCCAGGGCCCGATGGCCGGGCTGGTGTCGCTGGGCGGCGTCACGCTGGGCTTCGTGGTCTACATGCTCAGTGCCGCATTCGGCATCACCGCCTTCATGATGGCGGTGCCTTATGCCTATGACGCGCTGCGGCTCGCCGGTGCTGCGTATCTGCTGTATCTCGCCTGGCAAGCGCTGAAGCCGAACGGCCGCTCGCCGCTGCAGGTGACCAAGCTCAACATCGACAGCCCGCGCAAACTGTTCAGCATGGGTTTCCTCACCAGCCTGCTCAATCCGAAGATCGCCATGCTGTATCTGGCGCTGCTGCCGCAGTTCATCGAACCGGCGCACGGCAGCGTGCTGATCCAGTCGATCATGTTCGGCCTGATCCAGATCACGGTCAGTGTCAGCGTCAACGCCATGATTGCGCTCGCCGCCGGCTCCATCGCATTGTTTTTCGGATCGCGGCCGACCTGGCTGAAGCTGCAGCGCTGGGTGATGGGCACCGTGCTTGCGGCGCTGGCGGTGCGGATGGCGTTCGAGGCCCGCCGCGCATAA
- a CDS encoding sodium:proton antiporter, whose translation MPQRLTAALLVLLLLCRPAAAAELDGARLAWPWALPFAGILLTIATGPLLFKRIWHHHYGKFALAWGAATLLPLALWHGWPAAAAAFIHAALAEYLSFIVLLFALYVVAGGILVTGNLRGTPLVNTVLLAFGTLIASVVGTTGAAMILIRPLLRANEHRPSNAHVVVFFIFLVCNIGGALSPLGDPPLFIGFLRGVDFFWTTQHLWGQTLAVSVAVLAIFVAFDVVLSRREGAAGNGADINLQVHGLINLLLIALIIAAILGSAIWKPGIVFDIYGTDVELQNLLRDGVLVLIALLSLWLTPDEHREANGFSFEPIREVAILFAAIFVCIIPVLAMLQAGPDGPFASLLAAVTTPDGQPRNVMYFWLTGALSGFLDNAPTYLVFFGLAGGDAERLMTTLAPTLAAISMGAVYMGALTYIGNAPNFMVYAIATERGVPMPGFFGYIVWSVVILGPVFVVLSLLGV comes from the coding sequence ATGCCGCAACGGCTGACCGCCGCCCTCCTCGTATTGCTCTTGCTGTGCCGTCCGGCAGCGGCCGCCGAACTCGACGGCGCGCGGCTGGCGTGGCCATGGGCGCTGCCGTTCGCCGGCATCCTCCTGACCATCGCGACGGGGCCGCTGCTGTTCAAGCGGATCTGGCATCATCATTACGGCAAGTTCGCGCTCGCCTGGGGCGCGGCGACGCTGCTGCCGCTGGCGCTGTGGCATGGATGGCCCGCGGCGGCGGCGGCATTCATCCATGCGGCGCTCGCCGAATATCTCAGCTTCATCGTGCTGCTGTTCGCGCTCTATGTGGTGGCCGGCGGGATTCTGGTCACCGGAAATCTGCGCGGCACGCCGCTGGTCAACACCGTGCTGCTGGCGTTCGGCACGTTGATCGCCAGCGTGGTCGGCACCACCGGCGCCGCGATGATCCTGATCCGGCCGCTGCTGCGCGCCAACGAGCACCGGCCATCGAACGCCCATGTGGTGGTGTTCTTCATCTTCCTGGTCTGCAACATCGGCGGCGCGCTGTCGCCGCTCGGCGACCCCCCGCTGTTCATCGGCTTCCTGCGCGGGGTCGATTTTTTCTGGACCACACAGCACCTGTGGGGCCAGACCCTTGCGGTCAGCGTCGCCGTGCTCGCCATCTTCGTCGCCTTCGACGTGGTGCTGTCGCGGCGCGAGGGCGCGGCCGGCAACGGCGCCGATATCAATCTGCAGGTGCACGGCCTGATCAACCTGTTGCTGATCGCGCTGATCATCGCCGCGATCCTGGGATCCGCGATCTGGAAGCCCGGGATCGTGTTCGACATCTACGGCACCGACGTGGAACTGCAGAACCTGCTGCGCGACGGCGTGCTGGTGCTGATCGCGCTGCTGTCGCTGTGGCTGACGCCTGACGAGCACCGCGAGGCCAACGGCTTCAGCTTCGAGCCGATCCGCGAGGTGGCGATCCTGTTCGCCGCAATCTTCGTCTGTATCATCCCGGTGCTGGCGATGCTGCAGGCCGGCCCGGACGGCCCGTTCGCAAGCCTTTTGGCGGCGGTGACCACACCGGACGGCCAGCCGCGCAACGTCATGTATTTCTGGCTGACCGGCGCGCTGTCCGGCTTCCTCGACAACGCGCCGACCTATCTGGTGTTTTTCGGCCTCGCCGGCGGCGATGCCGAGCGCCTGATGACCACGCTGGCGCCGACGCTCGCGGCGATCTCGATGGGCGCGGTCTACATGGGCGCGCTGACCTATATCGGCAATGCGCCCAACTTCATGGTGTATGCCATCGCCACCGAACGCGGCGTGCCGATGCCCGGCTTCTTCGGCTACATCGTCTGGTCGGTGGTGATCCTGGGCCCGGTGTTCGTGGTCCTGTCGCTGCTCGGCGTGTAG